TTGTAAGTCGTCACAGGCAATGCCTTTCATGGCACAACTGCCCAGATGAGCATCTTTACCCACCTTGCCACCCAAATAGATATCAACCCCTTCTGCCGCCTTGCCGTTTTTCCGCACCTTCGTCCCCATCAGCCCAATATCTGCTACTTGGGGCTGACCACAGGAATTGGGGCAACCAGTCCAGTGAATCCGTACTGCTTGGGGAAAGTCTAGTTCGGCTTCCAGTGCCTGAACTATTGCCATTGCCCGGTTTTTAGTTTCAATCAAAGCAAAGTTGCAATACTGTGCCCCAGTGCAAGATACCAAAGAACGTGACAAGCTCTGAGGGTTGATCGAGAAGCGTTGCAATAGTGGTTGAGCTAAGAAGGCTTCTAGCCGCGAGTCAGGGATATTTGGAATCAACACATTTTGTTCCACCGTCAAGCGCAGTTCGCCACTACCATAAACCTGTGCCATCCGCGCTAGTTCAAACATATCTGCGGCATACAGTCGTCCTACCGGAATGTGCAACCCGACATAGTTCAAACCCGGTTGCTTTTGGCGGTACACTCCAATGCGATCCTGCTTTTCCCAATCAATTTCATCTTTAGCTGCTGCGGGTAGCAATGGCTTACCCAGTTGCTGTTCCACTGCTGCTCGGAAGTTGTCTACACCCCATTCATCGATTAACCACATCAAGCGAGCTTTCTGCCGATTCGCCCGCAGTCCATTATCGCGATACACTTCTAACACAGCTCGACACACTGCCACAACATCCTCTGGCGCTACCCAAGTATTCAATGGGATGGCAGCGTCACAGCGCTTGGCAGAAAAGAACCCACCCACCAA
This window of the Chroococcidiopsis sp. CCMEE 29 genome carries:
- a CDS encoding ferredoxin--nitrite reductase translates to MTDAATTKTSLNKFEKFKAEKDGLAVKAELEKFAAIGWEAMDETDREHRLKWVGVFFRPVTPGKFMLRLRLPNGILTSTQMRVLGEVVQGYGSDGNADITTRQNLQLRGIRIEDVPEIFQRLQAVGLTSVQSGMDNVRNITGDPVAGIDAEELFDTRDLVRQVQDMITNCGEGNSEFTNLPRKFNIAITGGRDNSVHAEINDLAFIPAYKDGTFGFNVLVGGFFSAKRCDAAIPLNTWVAPEDVVAVCRAVLEVYRDNGLRANRQKARLMWLIDEWGVDNFRAAVEQQLGKPLLPAAAKDEIDWEKQDRIGVYRQKQPGLNYVGLHIPVGRLYAADMFELARMAQVYGSGELRLTVEQNVLIPNIPDSRLEAFLAQPLLQRFSINPQSLSRSLVSCTGAQYCNFALIETKNRAMAIVQALEAELDFPQAVRIHWTGCPNSCGQPQVADIGLMGTKVRKNGKAAEGVDIYLGGKVGKDAHLGSCAMKGIACDDLQPVLRELLVEHFGARLREVATV